The Vicia villosa cultivar HV-30 ecotype Madison, WI linkage group LG1, Vvil1.0, whole genome shotgun sequence genome includes a region encoding these proteins:
- the LOC131603529 gene encoding uncharacterized protein LOC131603529, with amino-acid sequence MEDSVVDQSEMHCLMLLLGDSAPVHNMEDVLVWGLNSEGFAVKDAFQCIYEASYGDVFMEDDKLQFILDVWKTKVPGKIKIFDWRSILNSLPSRAELFRRGIFHDVASVSCSVCCLHCETIFHLFYGCSGSNLVWGAVLGWLAGEVVVVAPAVIDSELEGAAMACGLLARFIRLSFVLFFWLLVTWCIWRFRNDVVFNNKVSDVEVIMNTVKSLGWDWFSILANRSVNLKKNVWFSKPKDYVGK; translated from the coding sequence ATGGAAGATTCGGTGGTGGATCAGAGTGAGATGCATTGTCTGATGCTGCTGTTGGGAGATTCTGCCCCGGTGCACAATATGGAGGACGTTCTTGTGTGGGGGTTAAATTCTGAGGGGTTTGCAGTTAAAGATGCGTTTCAATGCATCTATGAGGCGTCTTATGGAGACGTTTTTATGGAAGACGATAAGCTGCAGTTTATTCTTGATGTATGGAAGACAAAGGTTCCCGGTAAGATTAAGATTTTCGATTGGCGTTCCATTCTCAATAGCCTTCCGTCTAGGGCTGAATTGTTCCGTCGAGGAATTTTTCATGATGTTGCCTCTGTGTCTTGCTCGGTTTGTTGTCTGCATTGTGAGACCATTTTTCATCTGTTTTATGGGTGTAGCGGTTCTAATTTGGTGTGGGGGGCTGTGTTGGGTTGGCTAGCTGGTGAGGTGGTGGTGGTTGCTCCGGCCGTAATTGATTCAGAGCTTGAAGGGGCTGCTATGGCGTGTGGTCTGTTGGCGAGGTTCATCCGTCTCTCTTTTGTTTTGTTCTTCTGGCTGCTTGTTACTTGGTGTATTTGGAGATTTAGGAACGATGTCGTGTTTAATAATAAGGTTTCGGATGTCGAGGTGATTATGAACACTGTTAAATCTTTGGGGTGGGATTGGTTCTCAATTTTAGCCAATAGAAGCGTTAATTTGAAGAAAAATGTTTGGTTTTCTAAACCGAAGGATTATGTAGGAAAGTAG
- the LOC131603685 gene encoding F-box/kelch-repeat protein At3g23880-like — translation MPKLTLLSGQNNEKVHEVHANSAENNEKKTKTTTTTPPKSYVPTEMITKILLSLPVKPLIRFKCVSKPWLSLISDPMFAESHFQLTTHTRKIWFISNDLHQTTSIDFEEQLDLEIASIKRFGFLHPQANSLIQIISSCRGFIFFYYSSSFFIMNPCTKVHKQIPLAPDEFETNLELGYIYHLYGFGYDQLRDDYLVVSLSCMIAEEDISRLNYFSLKDNK, via the coding sequence ATGCCTAAGCTAACATTGTTGTCAGGACAGAACAATGAGAAGGTTCATGAAGTTCATGCTAATAGCGCAGAAAACAATGAGAAAAAGACAAAGACGACGACAACAACACCACCGAAATCTTATGTGCCCACAGAAATGATAACTAAAATCCTTCTAAGTTTACCGGTGAAGCCTCTTATTCGTTTcaaatgtgtttcaaaaccaTGGCTTTCTCTAATTTCTGATCCAATGTTTGCTGAATCACATTTTCAACTTACAACACACACTCGTAAAATTTGGTTCATATCAAATGATTTACATCAAACAACATCAATAGATTTCGAAGAACAACTTGACTTAGAGATTGCTTCTATTAAACGGTTCGGTTTTTTGCATCCTCAAGCTAATTCTCTTATTCAAATTATAAGTTCATGCAGAGGctttatatttttctattattcTTCCAGTTTTTTCATAATGAATCCATGCACCAAAGTTCACAAACAAATACCTTTAGCTCCGGATGAATTTGAAACAAATTTAGAGTTAGGTTATATTTATCATCTATATGGTTTTGGATATGATCAGTTAAGAGATGATTACTTGGTGGTCTCATTGTCATGTATGATAGCCGAGGAAGATATTTCACGTTTGAATTATTTCTCAttgaaagataacaaatag
- the LOC131603765 gene encoding F-box/kelch-repeat protein At3g06240-like: protein MRWFMNFMLLAQKTIRKRRRREGSMEKKKRKTKTTKTKTTATTPPKSYVPEEMITEILLSLPVKSLIRFKCVSKLWFSLISDPNFAESHFQLTAHTRKIEFISTELQKTTSIDFEEQLVLRNASVKQFNFLHPQPDSLIQIISSCRGFIFFKYSSSFCIFNPCTQVHKQIPLAPGEFETNLELRDLYYLYGFGYDRLRDDYLVVSLSCILAEEDFSRLEYFSLKDNKWKEIKDTYFLYTKDKIEPRVGSLYNDAIHWIAIHSDSLTEVIIAFDLTERKLFEMPYPNGLGHKSDYCELWVFGEFLSLWAKDCENNTIEIWVMKEYNVHWSWIKAIVLRMNIRFSNEFFPLCSTKNGDIIGTDAENMLLRYNNKGKLIKGSSYRCFADGVVSCGSPSIVYTESLLSLPGDDMQVYEDDSD, encoded by the coding sequence ATGAGATGGTTCATGAATTTCATGCTATTAGCACAGAAAACAATTAGAAAAAGACGAAGACGAGAAGGAagcatggagaagaagaagagaaagacgaAGACGACAAAGACGAAGACGACGGCAACGACACCACCGAAATCTTACGTGCCTGAAGAAATGATAACTGAAATTCTTCTAAGTTTACCAGTGAAGTCTCTTATTCGTTTTAAATGTGTTTCTAAACTATGGTTTTCTCTTATCTCTGATCCCAATTTTGCTGAATCACATTTTCAACTTACAGCACACACTCGTAAAATTGAATTCATATCAACTGAGTTACAGAAAACAACATCTATAGATTTCGAGGAACAACTTGTCTTAAGGAATGCTTCTGTTAAACAGTTCAATTTTTTGCATCCCCAACCTGATTCTCTTATTCAAATTATAAGTTCCTGCAGAggctttatatttttcaaatattcttcGAGTTTCTGCATATTTAATCCATGCACCCAAGTTCACAAACAAATACCTTTAGCTCCTGGTGAATTTGAAACAAATTTAGAGTTACGTGATTTGTATTATCTATATGGTTTCGGATATGATCGGTTAAGAGATGATTACTTGGTGGTTTCACTGTCCTGTATTCTAGCCGAGGAAGATTTTTCACGTTTGGAATATTTCTCATTGAAAGATAACAAGTGGAAGGAAATTAAGGATACTTACTTCCTTTATACAAAGGACAAGATTGAACCCAGAGTAGGATCACTCTATAATGATGCTATTCATTGGATTGCTATACATTCTGATTCACTGACTGAAGTTATTATCGCATTTGATTTAACGGAAAGGAAACTTTTTGAGATGCCTTATCCAAATGGTTTAGGCCATAAGTCTGATTATTGTGAGTTGTGGGTATTTGGAGAATTTCTTAGTTTATGGGCTAAGGATTGTGAAAATAATACAATTGAAATATGGGTGATGAAGGAGTACAATGTGCATTGGTCTTGGATTAAGGCTATTGTTCTCCGTATGAATATCCGATTTTCTAATGAGTTTTTTCCATTATGCTCTACAAAAAATGGTGATATCATTGGAACAGATGCGGAGAATATGTTGTTGAGGTATAACAACAAAGGAAAGCTTATTAAGGGTTCCTCGTACAGATGCTTTGCAGATGGTGTAGTTTCATGTGGATCCCCATCGATAGTCTATACAGAATCTTTGCTTTCACTCCCTGGTGATGACATGCAAGTTtatgaagatgattcagactag
- the LOC131603603 gene encoding F-box/kelch-repeat protein At3g06240-like, with translation MLFTSLFEIPLPNDVEHKFDHCELWIFGEFLSLWTLDCENKRIEIWVMKEYKDHSSWSKTIVLSMHILPPHKFSPICSTKNGDIIGTDGENILFRYNDKGEPIEGSSYSCFPDSAVSSGSLSIVYTESLLSLPGDDVQAYEDYSD, from the coding sequence ATGTTATTCACTTCCCTTTTTGAGATACCTCTTCCAAATGATGTAGAGCATAAATTTGATCATTGCGAGTTATGGATATTTGGGGAATTTCTTAGTTTATGGACTCTAGATTgtgaaaataaaagaattgaAATATGGGTgatgaaagaatacaaagatcATTCATCTTGGAGTAAGACTATTGTTCTGTCTATGCACATCTTACCTCCTCATAAGTTTTCACCAATATGCTCTACAAAAAATGGTGATATCATTGGAACAGATGGTGAGAATATATTGTTTAGGTATAACGATAAAGGAGAGCCTATAGAGGGTTCCTCATACAGTTGCTTTCCGGATAGTGCAGTTTCAAGTGGATCCCTATCGATAGTGTATACGGAATCTTTGCTTTCACTCCCTGGTGATGACGTGCAAGCTTATGAAGATTATTCGGACTAG
- the LOC131603848 gene encoding F-box/kelch-repeat protein At3g06240-like produces MEQKKKMGKRKTKTTTTKSYVPGELITTILLNLPVKSLIRFKCLRDLYYLYGFGYDQLRDDYLVVSLSCILAQEDFSRLEYFSLKDNKWKEIEDTYFLYTIDKIEPRVGSLFNDAIHWVALHSDSLMKVIIAFDLTERKLFDMPYPNGVGHKSDHYELWVYQEFLSLWAMDCKNSRIEIWLMKEYNVNSSWIKAIVFPVQILSPHQISPICSTKNGDIIVTNGTRLLRYNDKGELIEGSSYRCFPDSAVSRGSPSIVYTESFLSLPGDGTQS; encoded by the exons ATGgagcagaagaagaagatgggAAAGAGAAAGACAAAGACGACAACAACGAAATCTTATGTGCCTGGAGAACTGATAACTACAATCCTTTTAAATTTACCAGTGAAGTCTCTTATTCGTTTCAAATGT TTACGTGATTTGTATTATCTATATGGTTTTGGATATGATCAGTTAAGAGATGATTACTTGGTGGTTTCATTGTCGTGTATTCTAGCCCAGGAAGATTTTTCACGTTTGGAATATTTCTCATTGAAAGATAACAAGTGGAAGGAAATTGAGGATACTTACTTCCTTTATACGATCGACAAGATAGAGCCCAGAGTGGGATCGCTCTTTAACGATGCTATTCATTGGGTGGCTTTACATTCAGATTCATTGATGAAAGTTATTATTGCATTTGATTTAACAGAAAGGAAACTTTTTGATATGCCTTATCCAAATGGCGTAGGCCATAAGTCTGATCATTATGAGTTGTGGGTATATCAAGAATTTCTTAGTTTATGGGCTATGGATTGtaaaaatagtagaattgaaatatggtTGATGAAAGAATACAATGTGAACTCGTCTTGGATTAAGGCTATTGTTTTCCCTGTGCAAATCCTATCACCTCATCAAATTTCTCCAATATGCTCTACAAAAAATGGTGATATCATTGTAACAAATGGGACTAGATTATTGAGGTATAACGACAAAGGAGAGCTTATCGAGGGTTCCTCATACAGATGCTTTCCAGATAGTGCAGTTTCACGTGGATCCCCATCAATAGTGTATACAGAATCTTTTCTTTCACTCCCTGGTGATGGCACGCAATCTtaa